The following coding sequences lie in one Phragmites australis chromosome 8, lpPhrAust1.1, whole genome shotgun sequence genomic window:
- the LOC133925773 gene encoding LOW QUALITY PROTEIN: U-box domain-containing protein 70-like (The sequence of the model RefSeq protein was modified relative to this genomic sequence to represent the inferred CDS: inserted 1 base in 1 codon): MLSVLVTSMHCEFSSSELERATENFRSSLKIGEGGFGCVYRGILRNMTVAIKVLKIDSLQGRSQSEQEVAILSRVRHPHLVTLLGACSESSSLVYEFLPNGSLEDFLVSADKRRTLLWQIRIRIIAEICSALIFLHKNKPHPVVHGDLKPANILLDANLVSKLSDFGISRXLIQSSTNNTTLYRTMHPVGTPLYMDPEFLATGELTPQSDVYSFGIVVLRLLTGKPPVGIKKIVEDAMEKGDLNSILDTSAGEWPDAHVLQLAHLALSCTELSRRCRPDLSGEVWRVVEAMRDAASVSLASSFRLVSDEIRIPSYFICPISQDVMNDPHIAADGFTYEAEAIRSWLNSGHDTSPMTNLRLEHDELIPNHALRSAIQEWLQQHNMAL; the protein is encoded by the exons ATGCTTTCGGTTTTGGTTACGTCAATGCACTGTGAGTTTTCATCATCTGAACTGGAGCGTGCAACTGAAAATTTCAGGAGTTCGCTGAAGATTGGAGAAGGTGGGTTTGGATGTGTATACAGAGGTATCCTGCGGAACATGACAGTTGCAATAAAGGTGTTGAAAATTGATAGTTTACAGGGACGATCACAGTCTGAGCAAGAG GTTGCTATCCTGAGTAGAGTGAGGCACCCTCACCTTGTAACTCTATTAGGAGCATGCTCGGAGTCATCTTCACTTGTCTATGAGTTCTTACCAAATGGAAGTCTCGAAGATTTTCTTGTGTCCGCAGATAAGAGGCGAACTCTGCTGTGGCAAATTCGCATCCGAATCATTGCTGAGATTTGTTCAGCGCTGATATTTCTGCACAAGAATAAACCTCACCCAGTTgttcatggagatttgaagcctGCCAACATCCTTCTTGATGCTAACTTAGTCAGTAAGCTTAGTGACTTTGGTATTTCTC CCCTAATCCAGTCCAGCACCAATAACACTACCCTGTATCGCACCATGCATCCTGTGGGAACCCCTCTGTACATGGACCCAGAATTCCTTGCCACTGGAGAGCTGACACCTCAGTCCGATGTTTATTCTTTTGGGATTGTGGTCTTACGCCTTTTGACAGGAAAGCCTCCTGTTGGTATAAAGAAGATTGTGGAGGATGCGATGGAGAAAGGCGACCTGAACTCGATACTGGATACCTCAGCAGGAGAGTGGCCTGATGCGCACGTCCTGCAGTTAGCACACCTTGCTCTCAGTTGCACAGAGCTCAGCCGGAGGTGCCGTCCTGATCTTTCAGGCGAGGTGTGGAGAGTGGTTGAGGCGATGAGGGATGCTGCATCGGTATCTTTGGCCTCATCTTTTAGATTAGTGTCGGATGAAATTCGCATACCGTCATATTTCATCTGCCCTATATCTCAG GATGTCATGAATGATCCACATATCGCAGCGGATGGATTCACTTACGAAGCTGAGGCCATCAGGAGCTGGCTCAACAGTGGCCACGACACATCTCCAATGACCAACTTGCGACTTGAACACGACGAGCTCATTCCCAATCACGCACTTCGTTCTGCCATTCAGGAATGGCTCCAGCAGCATAACATGGCGCTGTAG